The following are encoded in a window of Miltoncostaea marina genomic DNA:
- a CDS encoding cytochrome c oxidase assembly protein gives MNTKRPLLLMAAAGFLALAIALTALAGRKAYHTGHTGPSADSMTDISELWAVPPVEISAVLIVGALYALRVHRVGGVTGRRRASFYAGLAIILASVVSPLGGMAQQGLLAAHMLQHTLIGAVAPLLLLLGLPRDFATGLVGPTGLRRLQRLQHPAVAYTVWALSTVVWLLPPVHHAVLQSGALWIVQQFSFVLFGLLLWAPVVESIPAPAWFTTGWKGGYMNGVWTLGLFIANVYWFSGTAFYESHAAAALAWGFDPLEDQANAGTVMMVLHCLLAFGAITYLFFRQAREGELRQRLIEAGLDPARVAEAIRAGSGGALARAHGIPVRTRPGID, from the coding sequence GTGAACACGAAGCGTCCACTGCTGCTGATGGCCGCGGCGGGCTTTCTCGCGCTGGCAATCGCGCTGACCGCGCTCGCGGGCCGAAAAGCCTATCACACCGGGCACACGGGGCCCTCGGCGGACTCGATGACCGACATCTCGGAGTTGTGGGCCGTTCCGCCGGTGGAAATCTCCGCCGTTCTGATCGTCGGAGCGCTCTACGCTCTGCGGGTCCATCGGGTCGGCGGAGTGACGGGGCGTCGCCGGGCGAGCTTCTACGCCGGCCTGGCGATCATCCTCGCCTCGGTCGTCTCGCCGCTCGGCGGCATGGCCCAACAGGGGCTGCTCGCCGCGCACATGCTGCAGCACACGCTGATCGGCGCGGTGGCGCCGCTGCTCCTGTTGCTCGGGCTTCCGCGCGACTTCGCGACCGGCCTCGTGGGCCCGACGGGCCTGCGCCGCCTGCAGCGCCTCCAGCATCCGGCGGTGGCGTACACCGTGTGGGCGCTCAGCACGGTCGTGTGGCTCCTGCCGCCAGTGCACCATGCGGTTCTGCAGAGCGGTGCGCTCTGGATCGTCCAGCAGTTCAGCTTCGTGCTCTTCGGCCTGCTGCTCTGGGCGCCGGTCGTCGAGTCCATCCCCGCCCCGGCCTGGTTCACCACCGGCTGGAAGGGCGGCTACATGAACGGCGTCTGGACGCTCGGGCTGTTCATCGCGAACGTCTACTGGTTCTCCGGCACGGCGTTCTACGAGTCGCACGCCGCCGCCGCGTTGGCCTGGGGATTCGACCCGCTCGAAGACCAGGCCAACGCGGGCACCGTGATGATGGTACTGCACTGCCTGCTCGCGTTCGGCGCCATCACGTACCTATTCTTCCGCCAAGCGCGCGAGGGCGAGCTGCGTCAGCGCCTCATCGAGGCGGGGCTCGACCCCGCCCGAGTCGCCGAGGCGATTCGCGCGGGTAGCGGCGGAGCGCTTGCGCGGGCCCACGGCATCCCGGTGCGCACGCGCCCCGGCATCGATTAG
- a CDS encoding M23 family metallopeptidase, with amino-acid sequence MERASAVTTSGRVARRWIGALAVMAAVPAGASAAERAPELPPPPPPRPAPVAAPAPTEARVAAVSMHMTTRRAARPAPRLGPSLRLGARGPAVRELQRELRRRGIRVAVDGAFGPRTRRAVRSLQRRLGLRASGVADARVMRRLGLRVRAAAAAPRAVMRAGRTTSRLEVFPVRGEYSYSDTWGAPRSQGSHEGTDIGADRHTPLVAADDAVVSKLSRVETGLGGIYLWLRRADGIQYYYAHMQRIAAGLELGSRVSAGQVIGTVGNSGDARYGATHVHFEIRQNWTSMSPYRHLVAVDRDRA; translated from the coding sequence GTGGAGCGAGCGAGCGCCGTAACGACCTCCGGCCGCGTCGCCCGTCGCTGGATCGGCGCGCTGGCCGTCATGGCCGCCGTCCCGGCCGGCGCGAGCGCCGCCGAGCGCGCGCCCGAGCTGCCGCCACCACCGCCGCCGCGTCCCGCCCCCGTCGCCGCCCCCGCGCCGACCGAGGCCCGGGTGGCCGCCGTATCGATGCACATGACGACCCGGCGCGCCGCCAGGCCCGCGCCCCGGCTCGGGCCGTCGCTTCGGCTCGGCGCGCGCGGTCCGGCGGTGCGCGAGCTGCAGCGCGAGCTCCGGCGCCGCGGCATCCGGGTGGCGGTCGACGGCGCCTTCGGCCCGCGCACGCGACGCGCGGTCCGGTCTCTCCAGCGACGCCTGGGCCTGCGCGCGAGCGGCGTGGCCGACGCCCGGGTGATGCGCCGCCTGGGCCTTCGCGTGCGCGCCGCCGCCGCGGCGCCGCGCGCCGTGATGCGAGCCGGGCGGACCACCAGCCGGCTCGAGGTCTTCCCGGTCCGGGGCGAGTACTCGTACTCGGACACCTGGGGCGCACCGCGCAGCCAGGGCAGCCACGAGGGGACCGACATCGGGGCCGACCGGCATACGCCGCTGGTCGCGGCCGACGACGCCGTCGTCTCGAAGCTGTCGCGCGTCGAGACGGGGCTCGGCGGCATCTACCTCTGGCTGCGCCGCGCGGACGGCATCCAGTACTACTATGCCCACATGCAGCGGATTGCCGCAGGCCTCGAGCTCGGCTCACGGGTGAGTGCCGGGCAGGTCATCGGTACCGTTGGCAACAGCGGCGATGCGCGCTACGGCGCCACGCACGTGCACTTCGAGATCCGGCAGAACTGGACGTCCATGAGCCCCTACCGACACCTTGTCGCCGTCGACCGCGATCGGGCGTAG
- a CDS encoding copper resistance CopC family protein, whose product MAAAATVALLALPALASAHTEVAGSSPPDGARLAQAPSVIVVRYSAPLAEVVDASARLDGQDVTGGPPRLVRTDAARVRIPIDAAGRGGRLSVRWTVRSADAHLLEGAASFAVARPNVLQAVRRVAVALRAAAEELTAAATRR is encoded by the coding sequence GTGGCCGCAGCCGCAACCGTCGCGCTCCTCGCGCTCCCCGCCTTGGCCAGCGCGCATACGGAGGTCGCGGGCTCGTCGCCGCCCGACGGGGCGCGGCTTGCTCAGGCGCCGTCGGTCATCGTCGTGCGCTACTCCGCTCCGCTCGCGGAGGTGGTCGATGCCAGCGCGAGGCTCGACGGCCAGGACGTCACGGGCGGGCCGCCGCGCCTGGTGCGGACGGACGCCGCACGGGTCCGCATCCCGATCGACGCGGCCGGGCGCGGGGGGCGTCTCAGCGTCCGCTGGACGGTGCGGTCCGCTGACGCCCACCTGCTTGAGGGCGCCGCTTCCTTCGCGGTTGCACGTCCGAACGTCCTGCAGGCCGTACGGCGCGTCGCCGTCGCGCTGCGGGCCGCGGCGGAGGAGCTGACAGCGGCGGCCACCCGCCGTTGA
- a CDS encoding SCO family protein, giving the protein MIALAVTTGLVAIIGLTRVTGTEAGSQADVQEAAAVVPKTTGRAADGSSIRLPSPAGRPAMVTFLFTECPDVCMLIAGQIAAALDRAGPAAEEIDVIAVSVDPEGDSPAAVRRFLTRYDLQGRMQYMVGTRTQLEPIWKAWGVAAQTDDHGSADHARESVHSAPIVFVDGAGRQVARYSAGVPYTPADLEQEIRALVG; this is encoded by the coding sequence TTGATCGCGCTCGCCGTGACGACGGGGCTCGTCGCGATCATCGGGCTCACCCGCGTGACCGGGACCGAGGCCGGATCGCAGGCCGACGTCCAGGAGGCCGCGGCCGTGGTCCCGAAGACGACGGGCCGAGCGGCCGACGGATCATCCATCCGCCTGCCATCGCCCGCCGGCCGGCCGGCGATGGTGACCTTCCTGTTCACCGAGTGCCCTGACGTGTGCATGCTGATCGCCGGCCAGATCGCCGCGGCGCTCGACCGGGCCGGCCCGGCGGCAGAGGAGATCGACGTCATCGCGGTTAGCGTCGATCCAGAAGGCGACAGCCCTGCCGCCGTCCGGCGCTTCCTGACGCGCTACGACCTGCAGGGCCGCATGCAGTACATGGTCGGCACACGGACCCAGTTGGAGCCGATTTGGAAGGCGTGGGGCGTGGCGGCCCAGACCGATGACCACGGCAGCGCGGACCACGCGCGCGAGTCGGTGCACTCGGCGCCGATCGTCTTCGTCGATGGTGCGGGTCGTCAGGTGGCGCGCTACTCGGCGGGTGTGCCGTACACCCCCGCCGACCTCGAACAGGAGATCCGTGCGCTCGTCGGATGA
- a CDS encoding M23 family metallopeptidase, with translation MSRISACSGAGRAHALAVLMGIAGLAGATAADAVEMPPPPSARSTPAAPAPAPPAAATRARPSTATPAQARLRVGARGRLVRDLQRELRRRGQRIAVDGVFGPATKRAVQRFQRRLGLRATGVVDGKLLRRLGLRMRRAAGAGVGRVAPRAGSYVKVFPVAGDHSYANDWGAPRAQGGHEGTDIMADRHTPVVAADGGVVSKISRTETGLGGIYLWIRRPDGIQFYYAHMQSIVPGLQLGSNVTAGQVVGSVGNSGDARYGATHLHFEVRRDWTPFNPYPELTGVDPDHAGASR, from the coding sequence ATGAGTCGCATTAGCGCCTGCTCTGGTGCTGGTCGGGCCCACGCGCTCGCCGTCTTGATGGGCATCGCCGGTCTCGCCGGCGCAACGGCCGCCGACGCGGTGGAGATGCCCCCGCCGCCGTCTGCGAGGTCGACGCCGGCCGCACCGGCTCCAGCGCCCCCCGCAGCCGCCACACGCGCCCGCCCCTCGACGGCCACGCCCGCCCAGGCCCGCCTGCGCGTCGGCGCGCGCGGCCGGCTCGTTCGCGACCTCCAGCGCGAGCTGCGCCGGCGCGGCCAGCGGATTGCCGTGGACGGCGTCTTCGGCCCTGCGACGAAGCGGGCCGTGCAACGCTTCCAGCGGCGGCTCGGACTCCGCGCGACGGGCGTCGTCGACGGGAAGCTGCTGCGACGGCTGGGCCTGCGTATGCGCCGCGCTGCCGGAGCGGGGGTCGGTCGAGTGGCGCCGCGCGCGGGCTCGTACGTCAAGGTCTTCCCGGTGGCGGGCGACCATTCGTACGCCAACGACTGGGGTGCCCCGCGGGCGCAGGGCGGCCACGAGGGGACCGACATCATGGCCGACCGCCACACCCCGGTCGTGGCCGCGGACGGCGGTGTCGTGTCGAAGATCTCTCGCACCGAGACGGGCCTCGGCGGCATCTACCTCTGGATCCGCCGCCCCGACGGTATCCAGTTCTACTATGCCCACATGCAGTCGATCGTTCCGGGCCTGCAGCTCGGGAGCAACGTGACCGCCGGTCAGGTGGTCGGCTCGGTCGGCAACAGCGGCGACGCCCGCTACGGGGCCACGCACCTGCACTTCGAGGTGCGGCGCGATTGGACGCCGTTCAACCCGTACCCTGAGCTGACGGGAGTCGATCCCGACCATGCGGGAGCGTCCCGCTAG
- a CDS encoding TlpA family protein disulfide reductase produces MTAETRGGEPEPRPNGRSTRRYVVGAIALLAVGAFVALLVLGLTARSVDRSIDSAIARGELEQAPEFTLPVLANGEALGKREGDELSLSELRGRPVILNFWASWCDPCRREAPILEDAWRAGRARGAVVLGVDVQDLTGNARDFIAKFKQTYPHVRDKGEGTYRRYGLTGLPETYFLDRAGRVRAHWVGEIDADQMADGLELILSPPSR; encoded by the coding sequence ATGACGGCCGAGACAAGAGGTGGCGAGCCCGAGCCGCGGCCCAATGGCCGCTCGACGCGCCGGTACGTCGTGGGCGCCATCGCGCTGCTCGCCGTCGGGGCGTTCGTGGCGCTTCTCGTCCTCGGATTGACCGCGCGGAGCGTCGACCGCAGCATCGACAGCGCGATCGCCCGTGGAGAGCTCGAGCAGGCGCCCGAGTTCACCCTCCCGGTGCTCGCGAACGGCGAAGCCCTCGGGAAGCGCGAGGGCGACGAGCTCTCCCTCTCCGAGCTGCGCGGCCGTCCGGTGATCCTGAACTTCTGGGCCTCGTGGTGCGACCCGTGCCGGCGGGAGGCGCCGATCCTCGAGGACGCCTGGCGCGCGGGCCGGGCGCGGGGAGCCGTCGTTCTCGGGGTCGACGTGCAGGACCTCACCGGCAACGCCCGTGACTTCATCGCGAAGTTCAAGCAGACGTACCCCCACGTGCGCGACAAGGGCGAGGGCACGTACCGCCGCTATGGCCTCACCGGCCTACCCGAGACGTACTTCCTGGACCGCGCGGGGCGGGTCCGCGCCCACTGGGTCGGTGAGATCGACGCCGACCAGATGGCCGACGGACTCGAGTTAATCCTCTCGCCGCCGAGCCGGTGA
- a CDS encoding cytochrome c biogenesis CcdA family protein, which produces MTELGVTAFAVAMAGGVLSFLSPCVLALVPGYLAFVSGVSVDRIAGERRVVVIPTLAFILGFAAVFTLLGAGVGGASAVLKEERRTLEVAGGVLLVALGLLILLGPRLGLAQREWRPLAWMRGRGGRASGGALTGIVFAIGWTPCIGPILGAILTFAGTGQSPAGGAALLLAYSAGLGVPFLATSLAFDRSVGVFRRVRRAGAVMSTASGAGVAAMGVLVASGQLAVITRELARFNQFG; this is translated from the coding sequence GTGACCGAGCTCGGGGTCACCGCGTTCGCGGTGGCGATGGCCGGCGGCGTGCTGTCCTTCCTGTCACCGTGCGTACTCGCCCTGGTGCCCGGCTACCTGGCGTTCGTGTCGGGCGTGTCGGTCGACCGGATCGCGGGCGAGCGTCGCGTCGTCGTGATCCCCACCCTCGCGTTCATCCTCGGCTTCGCCGCGGTCTTCACCCTGCTCGGGGCGGGCGTCGGGGGGGCGAGCGCGGTGCTCAAGGAGGAGCGGCGCACGCTCGAAGTCGCGGGAGGCGTCCTCCTCGTGGCGCTCGGGCTACTGATCCTGCTCGGGCCACGGCTCGGGCTGGCCCAGCGAGAGTGGCGGCCGCTCGCCTGGATGCGCGGCCGCGGCGGCCGCGCGAGCGGCGGGGCGCTCACGGGGATCGTCTTTGCGATCGGCTGGACGCCGTGCATCGGCCCGATCCTGGGCGCGATCCTGACCTTCGCCGGTACCGGGCAGAGCCCGGCGGGCGGCGCCGCCCTGCTGCTCGCATACTCGGCGGGCCTCGGCGTCCCCTTCCTGGCGACGAGCCTCGCGTTCGACCGGTCGGTCGGCGTCTTCCGCCGGGTCCGCCGGGCCGGTGCCGTCATGTCGACGGCCTCGGGCGCAGGCGTCGCGGCCATGGGGGTGCTCGTGGCGAGCGGACAGCTCGCCGTGATCACCCGCGAGCTCGCGCGCTTCAACCAGTTCGGCTAG
- a CDS encoding signal peptidase II translates to MAEAVTEASLRRRRARARSRLVGVLIAGSALAIADQMARWAVRSAMPAGDRHAIAPGLSITSATNDGAALGLLSGSGRIVGVAGAVILPALALLAWRRITARPAAAYGAIMLAAGALGNVSERLVRSSVTDYLDPLRWPPFNVADMLVIAGGALLLSAVAPSETDARASEGG, encoded by the coding sequence TTGGCCGAGGCCGTCACCGAAGCGTCGCTGCGGAGGCGACGAGCGCGTGCGCGCTCCCGGCTCGTCGGCGTCCTGATCGCCGGCTCTGCGCTGGCGATCGCCGATCAGATGGCCAGGTGGGCAGTCAGGAGCGCCATGCCGGCGGGCGACCGCCACGCGATCGCCCCGGGGCTGTCGATCACGAGCGCGACCAACGACGGGGCGGCCCTCGGCTTGCTGTCCGGCAGCGGCCGCATCGTCGGCGTGGCCGGCGCCGTGATTCTCCCGGCCCTGGCCCTCCTCGCGTGGCGGCGGATCACCGCCCGGCCCGCCGCCGCGTATGGCGCCATCATGCTCGCCGCGGGCGCGCTCGGAAACGTCAGCGAGCGGCTCGTGCGCTCGAGCGTCACCGACTATCTCGACCCGCTCCGGTGGCCGCCGTTCAACGTCGCGGACATGCTCGTCATCGCGGGCGGCGCGTTACTCCTCTCGGCCGTCGCGCCGTCGGAGACCGACGCGCGAGCCTCGGAGGGCGGGTAG
- a CDS encoding DUF1775 domain-containing protein, with the protein MQPAAGHVGVLPTEVKAGEAQRFTVRVPSERDVDTVAVEVTFPDEVTVYSVKPEPGWDIRMLYRPDRRTKGVVFSGGRIGPGQFQEFDLLGTPSAEGTAVWRSRQTYADGVVKPWTGPPEEPGAAAPESGPSEPGPASAMTISLGGATPAAAATGGGGDDDASAAVWLGLIAIAVAAASAVGVGFLWTTRPAPLPDDE; encoded by the coding sequence GTGCAGCCGGCCGCCGGGCACGTCGGCGTCCTGCCGACGGAGGTGAAAGCTGGCGAGGCGCAGCGGTTCACCGTCCGCGTCCCCTCCGAGCGCGACGTGGACACCGTGGCGGTGGAGGTGACCTTCCCGGATGAGGTCACCGTCTACTCCGTGAAGCCGGAGCCGGGCTGGGACATCCGCATGCTCTACCGGCCCGACAGGCGCACGAAGGGCGTCGTCTTCAGCGGCGGGCGCATCGGCCCGGGGCAGTTCCAGGAGTTCGACCTGCTCGGCACGCCCTCAGCGGAGGGGACCGCCGTCTGGCGCTCTCGCCAGACCTACGCGGACGGCGTCGTCAAGCCCTGGACCGGCCCGCCGGAGGAGCCCGGGGCCGCCGCCCCTGAGAGCGGCCCCTCCGAACCGGGCCCCGCCTCGGCGATGACGATCAGCCTGGGCGGCGCGACGCCTGCGGCCGCCGCGACCGGGGGCGGCGGCGATGACGACGCGTCGGCCGCGGTCTGGTTGGGACTCATCGCGATCGCGGTCGCAGCCGCGTCGGCGGTCGGTGTTGGTTTCCTGTGGACGACGCGGCCGGCGCCCCTGCCCGACGACGAATGA
- a CDS encoding copper resistance CopC/CopD family protein, with protein MSALVGLLVVALLLPATAFGHAVLKSSSPAADSKLAASPAAVTLTFTEPVQLLEERDADVVDSDGTVVSTSARKLPGDARVLEVALRAGLPEGTYTVRYKIIGADSHVIRGLFVFGVGTGELEEPFIGGLGPGGPSETSPWAVSARFLELVGLGGLLGLVAFRWLIWAPALRRAPALAAGEREAVAAWGRDAYWIAFGVLALGAMLAEGYLLVVQSAGVLGVSVLAAAQDATGLSQVLGNTSIGSLVQIRGALLFGVFALGAVLFMREYGGSVAPRPAQASYGLVGTVVIAALLISVMGGVAAQGHPQVARFPAVQIGAQLVHLATVAVWITGLALVAVSLLRVPRIAPDGGPVVSAHLLARFSRLALVVVGLAILTGVIRSLAELSEPQELWETAYGRSIVFKLLLLCPIGFLAMYNRRIVTALRRVERPNRATLRRVRRMASAEFALSISIVVIASLLVAQVPGGS; from the coding sequence GTGTCGGCCCTCGTCGGCCTGCTGGTCGTCGCCCTACTGCTGCCCGCCACCGCGTTTGGGCACGCGGTCCTGAAGAGCTCGAGCCCGGCGGCGGACTCGAAGCTGGCCGCCAGCCCCGCAGCGGTGACGTTGACCTTCACCGAGCCGGTCCAGCTCCTCGAGGAGCGCGACGCCGACGTGGTCGACTCGGATGGCACGGTCGTCAGCACATCGGCGCGGAAGCTGCCTGGCGATGCGCGCGTCCTCGAGGTCGCGTTGAGGGCCGGGCTCCCGGAGGGGACGTACACCGTCCGCTACAAGATCATCGGCGCCGACTCGCACGTGATCCGGGGGCTCTTCGTGTTCGGGGTGGGCACCGGCGAGCTGGAGGAGCCGTTCATCGGCGGCCTCGGGCCGGGCGGCCCGTCCGAGACGAGCCCCTGGGCGGTCAGCGCGCGCTTCCTCGAGCTCGTCGGGCTGGGTGGGCTGCTCGGCCTGGTGGCCTTCCGGTGGTTGATCTGGGCGCCCGCCCTGCGGCGTGCGCCCGCGCTGGCGGCCGGCGAGCGTGAGGCCGTCGCTGCCTGGGGACGCGACGCGTATTGGATCGCCTTCGGCGTCCTCGCGTTGGGTGCGATGCTCGCCGAGGGGTACCTGCTCGTCGTCCAGAGCGCGGGGGTGCTCGGCGTGAGCGTCCTCGCCGCAGCGCAGGACGCGACCGGCCTCAGCCAGGTGCTCGGGAACACGAGCATCGGATCGCTCGTACAGATCAGGGGCGCGCTGCTCTTCGGCGTCTTCGCCCTCGGCGCGGTCCTGTTCATGCGCGAGTACGGCGGCTCCGTCGCGCCGCGGCCGGCTCAGGCGTCGTACGGGCTGGTCGGGACGGTGGTGATCGCAGCCCTCCTGATCTCGGTGATGGGAGGTGTCGCCGCCCAGGGCCACCCGCAGGTGGCGCGCTTCCCGGCGGTGCAGATCGGGGCGCAGCTCGTGCATCTCGCCACCGTCGCGGTCTGGATCACGGGCCTCGCGTTGGTTGCGGTGTCCCTGCTGCGGGTGCCCCGCATCGCGCCCGACGGTGGCCCGGTCGTCTCAGCGCACCTGCTCGCCCGCTTCTCGCGCCTCGCGCTCGTCGTCGTCGGACTCGCGATCCTCACCGGGGTCATCCGCTCGCTCGCGGAGCTGAGCGAGCCGCAGGAGCTCTGGGAGACGGCCTACGGGCGCAGCATCGTCTTCAAGCTGCTTCTACTCTGCCCGATCGGCTTCCTCGCGATGTACAACCGGCGGATCGTGACCGCGTTGCGTCGAGTGGAGCGGCCCAACCGAGCGACCCTCCGCCGGGTGCGGCGCATGGCGAGCGCCGAGTTCGCCCTGTCGATCAGCATCGTCGTCATCGCGTCGCTGCTGGTCGCCCAGGTCCCGGGCGGCTCGTAG
- a CDS encoding ZIP family metal transporter, which yields MSTAATARRRWWSGRLLAVVPLLLLVAVVGSFVSSGGSITGLIGANPPPADEVDIRRVEFHPGEIRVSVRNPQPEDVTIAVVTVDDAIVPFTADGPETLGRLRSTMLEIPYAWVEDDPYAIGVTSSTGIQTTFEVPAAVPIPGVDGSSIGGYALIGFLVGVVPVALGMLWLPSLRRADPRWLVAFMALTGGLLTFLAVDALAEALELQASLPGALGGPGLVLVGVAVSYLGLTWVSQRLARREPEATAGSPLTGLALATMVAVGIGLHNLGEGLAIGSSFALGELALGSFLIVGFMVHNVTEGLGIVAPVAEGRPVGLGRLAVLALVAGAPAILGAWIGGFVTDEVLAVVFFAIAVGAAAQVVVEVGRHVARRAPGGLGSGWVVGGFLAGLAVMYLTGLLVG from the coding sequence ATGTCGACCGCCGCGACGGCCCGCCGGCGCTGGTGGTCCGGCCGGCTGCTCGCGGTCGTGCCGCTCCTGCTGCTGGTCGCGGTCGTCGGCAGCTTCGTCTCCTCGGGGGGGTCGATCACGGGCCTCATCGGCGCCAACCCGCCCCCGGCCGATGAGGTCGATATCCGGCGCGTCGAGTTCCATCCGGGAGAGATCAGGGTGTCGGTGCGGAACCCGCAGCCGGAGGACGTGACGATCGCCGTCGTGACCGTGGACGACGCGATCGTGCCGTTCACCGCCGACGGCCCGGAGACCCTCGGCCGCCTTCGCTCCACGATGCTCGAGATTCCCTACGCCTGGGTGGAGGACGATCCGTACGCCATCGGCGTCACGAGCTCCACGGGGATCCAGACGACGTTCGAGGTCCCGGCGGCGGTCCCGATCCCCGGCGTCGACGGCTCGAGCATCGGCGGCTACGCGTTGATCGGCTTCCTGGTCGGTGTCGTGCCGGTCGCGCTCGGGATGCTGTGGCTGCCCTCGCTGCGTCGCGCCGACCCGCGCTGGCTGGTGGCCTTCATGGCCCTCACCGGCGGGCTGCTGACCTTCCTGGCGGTCGACGCACTGGCCGAGGCGCTCGAACTGCAGGCGTCGCTTCCGGGGGCGCTCGGCGGGCCCGGCCTCGTGCTTGTCGGGGTCGCGGTCAGCTACCTCGGCCTGACCTGGGTCTCCCAACGGCTGGCGCGTCGGGAGCCGGAGGCGACGGCCGGGTCACCGCTGACCGGGCTCGCCCTGGCGACGATGGTCGCCGTGGGCATCGGGCTGCACAACCTCGGCGAGGGCCTGGCGATCGGCTCGTCGTTCGCCCTCGGCGAGCTGGCGCTCGGGAGCTTCCTGATCGTGGGTTTCATGGTCCACAACGTCACCGAGGGCCTCGGCATCGTCGCCCCGGTGGCGGAGGGGCGACCGGTCGGGCTGGGGCGCCTCGCCGTCCTGGCGCTCGTGGCCGGCGCGCCGGCGATCCTCGGCGCCTGGATCGGCGGCTTCGTCACGGACGAGGTGCTCGCGGTCGTGTTCTTCGCGATCGCCGTCGGGGCCGCCGCGCAGGTCGTGGTCGAGGTCGGCCGCCACGTGGCCCGGCGCGCGCCCGGCGGGCTCGGGTCGGGCTGGGTGGTGGGCGGCTTCCTCGCCGGCCTGGCGGTCATGTACCTGACGGGGCTGCTCGTCGGTTGA
- a CDS encoding multicopper oxidase domain-containing protein: MASRRFTRRQALIGAAPVLAALPMAGLAAAPAVTGPGTPPPGLASRDAHAALGHAAMIGEAVPAPGGPDDLDALLRPPPALPHRPGRVRRYSLTALDREIEVAKGVTFPAWTYNGTVPGPVLRATEDDVLEVVFANGGSHPHTIHFHGIHPADMDGVFEIVEPGGAFTYRFPARPYGMQLYHCHAAPLKKHIHKGLYGAFIIDPPKPRRPAREIVLVMNGYDTDGDGENNFYSVNGRAFYYARYPIRVRRSETLRIYLANLTEFDLINSFHLHGEFFRYYRTGSTDQFDYTDTVMQCQGERGIIEIDWHNAGRFMFHAHQSEFTELGWMGFFDVVDA; the protein is encoded by the coding sequence GTGGCTAGCAGACGCTTCACCCGTAGGCAGGCCCTGATCGGCGCGGCACCGGTGCTCGCAGCGCTGCCGATGGCCGGCCTGGCCGCCGCGCCGGCCGTCACGGGGCCGGGCACGCCGCCGCCGGGGTTGGCCTCGCGCGATGCCCATGCGGCGCTCGGGCATGCGGCGATGATCGGCGAGGCGGTGCCGGCACCGGGCGGCCCGGACGACCTCGACGCGCTGCTGAGGCCGCCCCCCGCGCTGCCTCACCGGCCGGGCCGCGTCCGGCGGTACAGCCTGACGGCGCTCGACCGCGAGATCGAGGTCGCGAAGGGCGTGACCTTCCCGGCGTGGACCTACAACGGCACCGTCCCCGGGCCGGTGCTGCGCGCGACCGAGGACGACGTGCTCGAGGTCGTCTTCGCGAACGGCGGGTCGCACCCGCACACGATCCACTTCCACGGCATCCACCCCGCCGACATGGACGGCGTGTTCGAGATCGTCGAGCCGGGCGGGGCCTTCACGTACCGGTTCCCCGCCCGGCCGTACGGGATGCAGCTCTATCACTGCCACGCGGCGCCGCTGAAGAAGCACATCCACAAGGGGCTCTACGGCGCCTTCATCATCGACCCGCCCAAGCCGCGCCGGCCCGCGCGAGAGATCGTCCTCGTGATGAACGGCTACGACACCGACGGCGACGGCGAAAACAACTTCTACTCGGTCAACGGGCGGGCCTTCTACTACGCGCGCTACCCGATCCGGGTGCGCCGCTCGGAGACGCTGCGCATCTACCTCGCCAACCTGACCGAGTTCGACCTCATCAACTCGTTCCACCTCCACGGCGAGTTCTTCCGCTACTACCGCACCGGCAGCACCGACCAGTTCGACTACACCGACACGGTCATGCAGTGCCAGGGCGAGCGCGGGATCATCGAGATCGACTGGCACAACGCCGGCCGGTTCATGTTCCACGCCCACCAGTCCGAGTTCACCGAACTCGGCTGGATGGGCTTCTTCGACGTGGTCGACGCCTGA
- a CDS encoding ArsR/SmtB family transcription factor, with translation MTSDDTCELLCLDAVKADSLRRRQPDPENLERAAEGAKALADPTRLGLAVALRDAADECCVCDLAFVIGRQDKLVSHHLRLLRGAGLAASRKDGRMVLYRLTERGEEMLESVLPRAGAGLLAR, from the coding sequence ATGACCTCCGACGACACCTGCGAACTGCTCTGCCTCGACGCGGTCAAGGCCGACTCGTTGCGCCGTCGCCAGCCTGATCCGGAAAACCTCGAGCGCGCGGCCGAGGGCGCGAAGGCGCTCGCCGACCCGACGCGCCTGGGGCTTGCGGTGGCGCTCCGCGACGCCGCAGACGAGTGCTGCGTGTGCGACCTGGCCTTCGTGATCGGCCGCCAGGACAAGCTGGTCTCGCATCATCTCCGTCTGCTCCGCGGCGCCGGCCTGGCCGCGTCCCGCAAAGACGGACGGATGGTCCTCTATCGGCTGACCGAGCGCGGCGAGGAAATGCTCGAGAGCGTGCTGCCGCGCGCGGGCGCCGGCCTGCTCGCTCGATGA